TTACTGACGAGTGATCTTGGTGGCCATGATGGTGTTGGTGGCGCTGTCCAGTTCGCCTTCCACGGCGATGTTCTGGCCCATGCGGTCTTCACCGTAGAAGCCTTCAGCGTCCCAAGCGGTTTCGGCGTCGTAGTATTCGGTGGCGTCATCCACCATCACGGTGTAGGTCTTGTCGCCTTCCATCATGGTGAAGGTCTGGCCAGTGGCGTCCCAGCTCTCAACCATGCCTTCAATGCCGTCGCCGGCTGCCATGTCGATTTCGTCAGCCACGTCGGCTTCGTCATCGTTGGCCATGGTGGACTCTTCGGTGTCCACAGCAGCGTCAGCGACTTCGTCGGTGGTGACGGCGGGTTCTGTGGTGGTGGTCGTGGTGGTGCTCTCCTGGGGAGTACAAGCCATCAGGAAGCTGCTAGCAATCATCATCAGAAAAATCTTTTTCATAGCGCGGATCATGCGCCTCAGCATCCTGAGCAGGATGAGAAAGGGCATGAAAAAGTTGAGCGAGACATCATTTTGCTCGCGTGCACAGTGCGCCCTGACCTAGAAAGTCAGGTGGTAGGTCCCCAGTGCGGCTGGGGCTTTGTCCCTTAGTCTAACAGAGGATTAACCAAAGAGGAAGCATTTCGGCCGTCTGCCTTGACCAAAGTAAGATTCCTGAGATACTACAGCTGCCGTCTGCCAATGAGGTTTCAGGAGAGCGCAGCGGATGGCAGGGGAACAGGAAAAAAAGTTTATGGCCGTCCCCTCTGCGCTCATGTCCGCAGTTCTGGTCTGTTTATTTTTTTAGGCTGGACCAGGCCAGGTGCAGTCCAGGGCACCAAGCGCAAGAAAGGATCCGCGATGACTCAACTTCCGCCTACCGCCGCACACATGGCAGACGCTCCTCCCCCGGCCCCATCTGAGCAGCGCCGCAGCCTCTTTGCCCGCCTGCAAGAGATCGGCAAAGCGCTGATGCTGCCGGTGGCCGTACTGCCCGCTGCCGGTATTTTGCTGGGCCTGGGCGCGGCCCTGAACGATGACTCTTATACCTGGGCACCCTATATCCCTGAGTGGCTTCAGTTTGTCGGGACGATGATGGTGGCTGCCTCCGACGTGATTTTCGGGAACCTGCCGATCATCTTTGCCATGGGCGTGGCGGTGGGCCTCTCGGGCGGTTCGGGCGTGGCCGCGCTGGCGGCGCTGGTCGGCTTTCTGGTCATGAACAGTTCCATGAGTGCCTGGCTGGGTCTGGGTGACACGGCGGCGTTCGATCAGGCCCAGTTGGACCAGCCGGGCGGATATGCCCGCGTGCTGGGTATTCCGACCCTCCAAACCGGAGTGTTCGGCGGGATCATCATGGGGGTGCTGGCCGCCTGGCTGTACAATCGCTACAAGGATATTCAGCTGCCCCAGTGGCTCGGCTTTTTCGCGGGGCGGCGCTTTGTGCCGATCGTGACGGCGGCGGCGGCCATTGTCTTGGGGATTTTGCTGACCTACTTGTGGCCCCCTATACAGCATGGCCTGAATACTTTCTCCAACTTTGCCGTGAACGAGCAGCCCACCATTGCCGCTGGCCTGTTCGGGTTTATCAACCGCCTGCTGATTCCGTTCGGGCTGCACCACATCTGGTATCAGCCCTTCTGGTTTATCGCAGGTGAATACACCAATGAGGCGGGCGAGGTTGTACGCGGCGACATGACCCGCTACTTGGCCGGGGACAAGTCGGCTGGCACGTTCATGACCGGCTTTTTCCCGATCATGGGCTACGCCTTGCCCGCCGCTGCCCTGGCGATCTATCAAGAAGCCCGCCCAGAGCGCAAGGCCGCCGTCGCTGGCATCATGATCTCAGCGGCACTCACTTCCTTCCTGACTGGGATCACCGAGCCGATCGAGTTCGCCTTTATGTTCGTGGCTCCGGTGCTTTATGTTTTCCACGCTGCCATGACGGGCCTCAGCTTCATGCTGATGAACCTGTTCAATATCCACGCTGGATTCACTTTTTCGGGTGGATTCATTGATTACATGTTGCTGTGGCCGCGTAGTACCAACGCCATCTTGGTTCCACTGTTCGGCCTGGCATTTGCAGCCGTATATTACGTGGTCTTCCGTTATCTGATCCGCCGCCTGAACCTGGCTACCCCTGGCCGCGAGGTAGAAGACGGGAACGCGCCTGCAGCAGCGACCGTTGCCGCGCCAGCCAGCGAGCGTGAAGAAGCGGCTGAAATCCTGCGGGCCTTTGGAGGTCCCGGTAACATCCAGAATCTGGACGCCTGTATCACCCGTCTGCGCGTCAGTGTGCATGACAAGGGCCAAGTCAGCAAAGCCCGGTTGCAGCAGCTGGGAGCCGCCGGGGTGCTGGAAGTCGGCAATAGTGTGCAGGCGGTGTATGGTACCCGCTCGGACCGTATCAAGGAAACGATGCAGCAGATTATCGCCAGTGGGGAGTATGGGCAAACCATGCCAGCGGAGACTGCTGCGCCTGCTGTCGCTGCTCCGGTGGTCGCCCCGGTGGCGGTGCCCACCCAGGATCCGGTCAGTGCCTCACGGCCCAGCCTGCCTGCTGACTGGGTGATGCCCCTCGCGGGCCGGGTTCTTCCGCTCTCTGCTGTGCCCGACGAGGTGTTCAGCGGCGGCATGATGGGCCAGGGCTTTGCGGTTGATCCCACGGACGGCGAGGTGCGGAGTCCGGTAAGCGGTGAAGTGGTGACCATGTTCCCCACCCACCACGCAGTTGGACTGATGGCCGACAATGGACTGGAAGTCTTGATTCATGTGGGTGTGGATACGGTGAACCTGAACGGCGAAGGCTTCACACCGTTGGTCCGTCAGGGTGAACGGGTCACCGCTGGACAGCCGCTGCTGCGGGCCGACCTGGGCCGCATGCAAGGACGTGTGCCCAGCCTCCTGACCCCAGTCCTGTTCACCAATCTGGATGACAGTCAGCGTGTCAGCCTGGACGGCGACCAAGTTCGGATCAGCTGAGCCAGTGCTCTATAGCGCTGCGGCCAAAGAAAGGGGAGAGCGTCCGGCTCCCCCTTTTTTTCTTGGCTCCTAGTTCAGGGTGAACTCCAGTACTTGCCGCGCCGCACCCGGCGGTGAGCTGGTTTGCTCTCGCGTTGGGCCAGAGCTGCTCCCAGCAAAATCAGCCCACCGCCGAGCAACTGCCCAAACCCCAGCGATTCGCCCAGCAACAGCACCGCCAGTGCGATGGCCCACAGCGGATCGGTGGTGGTGAGCATGGAAGTGCGGGTCGCCCCGATCCGCTGTACGGCGCCGTACAGCGCAGGCATGGCGAGCAGCGACGGAATCAGGGCCAGTCCCAGGATGACGGTCCATTGGTCCTGACCTGTCGGTACAGCCAACTCACCTTGCCACAGGCCCAGGGCAGAGACCACGCTGGCAGTGACCAGAGCAACATGGGTGGTGACGGTCAGTGGCGCGATGCCGCGTGTCAAGCGGTAGCTGGCGAAGAAGTACCCGCCGAACAGCGTGCCGGCTACGGCTCCCAGCAGCAGGCCGGTGGTGCTGGCATCGGCAGGAGAGGGACGGCCGACCACCACCAACAACCCCAGCAGCGTCAGGATCAGCGCGGCCACCTGCCAGCGCGAGGGCCGAATACGGACCAGCAGTCCAAGCGCGATCACGACAGCGGGTGCGCAGTACACCAGCAGAGCTGTCGTGCTAGCCGAGATGTGTTCCAGCGCCGTGAAATAGGCCAGCGCCGACCCCACATGCAGCAGTCCCATGAATGCCAGTGCGGGTACTTGCTCGCGCCGGACGCGGGCATAGCCCAGGGCGGTCAGCAGCAGGGCCAGCAGCCCGAAGCGCCAACCCAGCATGGTGGTGGTGCCCATACCCGATGCCGCCCCCAGCTTGGCCCAGACGCCGACAGTGGCAGAGGCCGCCGCAGACATCAGCGCGAGGCCCACACCGGTCCATTCGGCAGGAAGGACATGAAGGCGGGCGGGGACATTGAGGCGCTGAAGCATGGCCGCTAATCTAGCTGCGTGCCTGGCCACTCGTCTTGAATGAAAAGGCGACTCCGGCTGCGGTTTTCGGCATAGCACAGAGAACAGAAAGGAGCAAAGCGGAAGGCAAAAGCTTGATACTCATAAGTTGCACCTTGCATAGCTGAGCGAATAGCCGTGCTGGAGAAGAAATTCTCGTTCTTTTTGGAGCTGACTCAGAAGATGGTTGAGCCTGACTACGGGGAACAGGGTGTAGAGGGCCAGGCGTGCCGCCTCTTTCAAGGTCATCCCTTCTGAGCGATGCAGTATGGTCAGGGTGAAGGCCAGGAAGACCATCAGAATCCAGCGGTCCAGACCCCTGGCAGTTCGCAGCGCGAACTGCGCCAACCCAAACTGGTGCTTACCTTCCTTGAAAAAGGACTCCAATGTCCAGCGCCGCCCACCCTCAGCAACGATCTCGTCCCCCTCCAACAGTTCAGACGACACCGCGAAGAATTCACGGTCCCCACGGTCTACTCTCCCCAGAGACAGCGTTTCCAGAGACCAGTTGGCCAAGTTGACATAGCCTCCATGCGGACAGTCCGCCACCGTCACCCGCCCAGGATGGTCCGTGCGCCGGTTGCTCCTCACACCCACCACGAACTCGAAATCGAGGTGCCGCACGCCTTCCAGAAAAACAGCGGCTTCAAAGCCGCTGTCCGCTAGGACACGTACCCGGAAACGTTTCTTGATGAAGTCCGGCACCTCTTCCAGTAGGTCGAGCGCCAGAGTGACGGGCGTGCTGGTGTGCTTGCCCTGGTACACCCGGTAGGAAATGGGGAACTTCAGTTCCCCATACTCGGCAAACAGGACGACCAGGTGGATGCCATGTCTACCGTTGTACACACTGACAAAGGGCAACTGGGTCCCCACCTTTTCCACCGTGGTCAGATCCACACTGAGCCGCAACCGAGGTCGGCGTTTGGAGTGAGCTACGTCCAACAAAATGCGCCAATGGAAGTCCTGCATTTCGTCCCAGCAACGGTCTGAATCCCAGTCATAGACGTTGAAGAAGCGACTCAGTGCACTGGGACTGGCTCCTTCAGCTTGGCTGAATTTGATCTTCTGGCCTGGACTGTGGAAAAGGTGCTGACCTTGCCCCTGTTTTCGGTGCCAGTCTGATTGCGAATTCAGCAGCAGACTGGGAGGCATATGAACGGCAAACGGTATACCGAAGCACATATTCTGGACATCCTTGGACAGCTTGAGGCGGGCACGCCTATAAGCGATTTGGCGCGACTTCATGGAGTCGCGCCAGGGACGATTTATCGCTGGAAAGCCAAGTACGGTGGCATGACCAAAGACGAAGCCCGTCAATTTCGTCAGCTGGAGGCGGAAAACCAGCGTCTCAAAAAGCTGGTTGCTGACCTTTCGCTGGACAACGCCATGCTGAAAGAGGTGGTTGGACGAACGTGGTAGGGCCTGGGACCACGTCCCAGGCGAGGACACCTCTCAAAAAACAGATAGCGATCTTCCTGAAGGACACCTTCGCCGTGAGTGAACGTCGAGTCTGTCGGGTCCTGGGCTTCTCGCGCACGACCTATAGAAGAAAAAGCCCAGAGAGAGTAAAAGATCTGGTTCTGGTCGAACGTTTACGTGCACTGGCACGGGAACGGCCACGCTTTGGATACCGAAGACTTCACCTGATGCTGGGCCGAGAAGGTTTGAACGTGAACCATAAGCGTGTGTACCGCATCTATCGTGCCGAAGGGCTAGCCGTTCGGAAGAAGGAGCGCAGGAAGCTCAATGTTAGGGAGCGTCAGCAGAAACCTGTGGTTTCTGCTCCCAATCAGCGTTGGAGCCTGGATTTTATGACAGACCAGCTCGCATCTGGTCAGAGGTTTCGTGTGCTGAACGTGGTGGATGACTTTACCAGGGAGTGCCTGGTGATGCAGGCTGGAACGTCCATTACAGGGCACGATGTCGTGACTGCTCTGGAAGCTGTGGTGCGGTTTCGTGGTGCACCACAGGCTATTACGACCGACAATGGCCCAGAATTTACAGGGAGAGCCCTGGAACTCTGGACCCACAAGTGCGACATCATGCACCACTTCATTCGACCGGGAAAACCTGTGGAGAATGCCTATATCGAAAGTTTCAATGGACGTGTCCGCGATGAATGCCTGAACCTCCACTGGTTTCAGAATCTGGATCAGGCCCGTCTGATTCTTCGCCGCTGGCGTGAGGACTACAACGATGTCAGGCCACACACTTCACTGAATGGACAGACTCCGAACGAATTTGCCCGCCTGTTGCAGGCGGGCTGAGGTAAGCTGAGTTTCGCAAAACGACTGGTACCGCTTTTGGGGCACCCTCAGTGCAGCGAAGCCTCCAGGCTTCGCCGTTGGTACAGCGTCTCTGGAATGTCCAGAATCCGCTGTGAGAGAATATGGGCGCGCTCCCCTGAAACCTGTTTGTACACACTTCCAGAATTTCAGCTCTGGGAGCGCTTTTTGTCTACGTATTCAGGTGCAAGTTCTGAGTATTTCATACTCCCACCTTAGGATGAAGATAATAAATCAAGTCTTCCTCGACAGCCTGGCATTTATAAGTAAATCAGCTTCGTCATGATAAATCATGACCCAAAATGATATGGAGCGGAATCCGCAGGGTGGAACTCAGCCCAGCGGCGAAGATAACGCCAGCTACCGTCAGGACGGCGATCAATCCCGGCGTGACCAGGGAAATGACGGCAGTCAGGGCAATGGCAGCGGCAGTGGCCAGCAAGGCATGCCCGGCGAAGGCCGCAAAGACCAAGGGAATAACGGCCAGAGCATGAATGACCGTGGTGACAGCACCCAGCGCGGCGACAACGGCCAGTCAGAAGACGCATCATGACCCAGGGTGACGAGTACAGAAACCGCAACGGCACCGAAAAGCATGAGGACCGGGGTGAAGGTGACGGCCACGGGCAGATCGGAAACCAGCAACAGCCTGACGGTGGTGCCCGTTACCGCGACGACACCACCCCACCCAACGATCCTGGCGGTC
This sequence is a window from Deinococcus radiophilus. Protein-coding genes within it:
- a CDS encoding DUF5666 domain-containing protein; the encoded protein is MKKIFLMMIASSFLMACTPQESTTTTTTTEPAVTTDEVADAAVDTEESTMANDDEADVADEIDMAAGDGIEGMVESWDATGQTFTMMEGDKTYTVMVDDATEYYDAETAWDAEGFYGEDRMGQNIAVEGELDSATNTIMATKITRQ
- the ptsG gene encoding glucose-specific PTS transporter subunit IIBC, translated to MADAPPPAPSEQRRSLFARLQEIGKALMLPVAVLPAAGILLGLGAALNDDSYTWAPYIPEWLQFVGTMMVAASDVIFGNLPIIFAMGVAVGLSGGSGVAALAALVGFLVMNSSMSAWLGLGDTAAFDQAQLDQPGGYARVLGIPTLQTGVFGGIIMGVLAAWLYNRYKDIQLPQWLGFFAGRRFVPIVTAAAAIVLGILLTYLWPPIQHGLNTFSNFAVNEQPTIAAGLFGFINRLLIPFGLHHIWYQPFWFIAGEYTNEAGEVVRGDMTRYLAGDKSAGTFMTGFFPIMGYALPAAALAIYQEARPERKAAVAGIMISAALTSFLTGITEPIEFAFMFVAPVLYVFHAAMTGLSFMLMNLFNIHAGFTFSGGFIDYMLLWPRSTNAILVPLFGLAFAAVYYVVFRYLIRRLNLATPGREVEDGNAPAAATVAAPASEREEAAEILRAFGGPGNIQNLDACITRLRVSVHDKGQVSKARLQQLGAAGVLEVGNSVQAVYGTRSDRIKETMQQIIASGEYGQTMPAETAAPAVAAPVVAPVAVPTQDPVSASRPSLPADWVMPLAGRVLPLSAVPDEVFSGGMMGQGFAVDPTDGEVRSPVSGEVVTMFPTHHAVGLMADNGLEVLIHVGVDTVNLNGEGFTPLVRQGERVTAGQPLLRADLGRMQGRVPSLLTPVLFTNLDDSQRVSLDGDQVRIS
- a CDS encoding DMT family transporter — its product is MLQRLNVPARLHVLPAEWTGVGLALMSAAASATVGVWAKLGAASGMGTTTMLGWRFGLLALLLTALGYARVRREQVPALAFMGLLHVGSALAYFTALEHISASTTALLVYCAPAVVIALGLLVRIRPSRWQVAALILTLLGLLVVVGRPSPADASTTGLLLGAVAGTLFGGYFFASYRLTRGIAPLTVTTHVALVTASVVSALGLWQGELAVPTGQDQWTVILGLALIPSLLAMPALYGAVQRIGATRTSMLTTTDPLWAIALAVLLLGESLGFGQLLGGGLILLGAALAQRESKPAHRRVRRGKYWSSP